Proteins encoded within one genomic window of Halorussus salilacus:
- a CDS encoding pantoate kinase has translation MTENSARAFVPGHVTGFFSVHEADDPEQAGSRGAGLTLSEGVTVEVEPAHETAMQLNDEPAAVEAVTRVLDALDAEARVTARTDLPVGAGFGVSGGAALGTALAANRVFECGRSENELVAIAHRAEVEAGTGLGDVVAQARGGVPIRLDPGAPEYNRMDGVPARARVEYLTLGERSTAEVLSGDTRRLSEVGVDMLVRLVERPTLPTLMDASREFAAATDLLTPEVREVLDDVRDADGEAAMAMLGETVFALGTGISDAGYDPEVCETHPAGATLRTE, from the coding sequence ATGACCGAGAATTCGGCCCGGGCGTTCGTGCCGGGCCACGTCACCGGCTTCTTCAGCGTCCACGAGGCCGACGACCCCGAACAGGCGGGGTCGCGCGGCGCGGGGCTGACCCTCTCGGAGGGCGTGACCGTCGAGGTCGAACCCGCCCACGAGACGGCGATGCAGTTGAACGACGAACCGGCCGCCGTCGAGGCGGTCACGCGGGTGCTCGACGCGCTCGACGCGGAGGCCCGCGTGACCGCCCGCACCGACCTGCCGGTCGGTGCGGGCTTCGGGGTCTCGGGCGGAGCCGCGCTCGGGACCGCGCTGGCGGCCAACCGGGTCTTCGAGTGCGGGCGGTCGGAGAACGAACTGGTCGCCATCGCCCACCGGGCGGAGGTCGAGGCCGGGACCGGACTCGGCGACGTGGTCGCGCAGGCCCGCGGCGGCGTCCCGATTCGGCTGGACCCCGGCGCGCCCGAGTACAACCGGATGGACGGCGTGCCCGCTCGGGCGCGCGTGGAGTACCTCACGCTCGGCGAGCGCTCGACCGCCGAGGTGCTGTCGGGCGATACCCGGCGACTCTCGGAGGTCGGCGTGGACATGCTCGTCCGCCTCGTCGAGCGGCCCACCCTGCCGACGCTGATGGACGCCTCCCGGGAGTTCGCGGCCGCGACCGACCTGCTCACGCCCGAAGTGCGCGAGGTGCTGGACGACGTGCGGGACGCCGACGGCGAGGCCGCGATGGCGATGCTCGGCGAGACGGTGTTCGCCTTGGGGACCGGCATCTCCGACGCGGGCTACGACCCCGAGGTCTGCGAGACCCACCCCGCGGGCGCGACGCTGCGGACCGAGTGA
- a CDS encoding phosphoglycerol geranylgeranyltransferase, with amino-acid sequence MTAAWDDWDHIVKLDPDKTLVEGETFEDVCETGTDALEIGGTTGMTEEKMERVIAACGKYDVPIYQEPSNPAVVVEREELDGYLVPTVLNAGDVFWVTGAHAEWARIDDIDWSRTYSEGYIVLNPDSSVAEYTDADCGLSPEEVGAYAEVAEHQFGQPIVYVEYSGTFGDPEIVGAARDALDDATLFYGGGIHDYDSAYAMAERADTVVVGDLVHDEGVDAVRETVEGAKDAACATTGSV; translated from the coding sequence ATGACCGCCGCGTGGGACGACTGGGACCACATCGTCAAACTGGACCCGGACAAGACGCTCGTCGAGGGCGAGACCTTCGAGGACGTTTGCGAGACCGGTACCGACGCCCTCGAAATCGGGGGCACGACCGGCATGACCGAGGAGAAGATGGAGCGGGTCATCGCGGCCTGTGGCAAGTACGACGTACCCATCTATCAGGAGCCGAGCAACCCGGCCGTCGTGGTCGAGCGCGAGGAACTCGACGGCTACCTCGTGCCGACCGTGCTGAACGCGGGCGACGTGTTCTGGGTCACGGGCGCGCACGCCGAGTGGGCGCGCATCGACGACATCGACTGGTCGCGGACCTACTCGGAGGGGTACATCGTGCTCAACCCCGATTCGAGCGTCGCCGAGTACACCGACGCCGACTGCGGCCTCTCGCCCGAGGAGGTGGGGGCCTACGCCGAGGTCGCCGAACACCAGTTCGGCCAGCCCATCGTCTACGTCGAATACTCGGGGACGTTCGGCGACCCCGAGATCGTGGGGGCCGCCCGGGACGCCCTCGACGACGCCACCCTCTTCTACGGCGGGGGCATCCACGACTACGATTCGGCGTACGCCATGGCCGAGCGCGCCGACACCGTCGTGGTCGGCGACCTCGTCCACGACGAGGGCGTCGACGCGGTACGGGAGACCGTCGAGGGCGCGAAGGACGCCGCGTGCGCGACCACCGGGTCGGTCTGA
- a CDS encoding cold-shock protein encodes MAKGNVDFFNDTGGYGFISTDDADDDVFFHMEDVGGPDLEEGEEIEFDIEQADKGPRATNVQRL; translated from the coding sequence ATGGCGAAAGGAAACGTTGATTTCTTCAACGACACAGGCGGCTACGGTTTCATCTCGACCGACGACGCGGACGACGACGTGTTCTTCCACATGGAGGACGTCGGCGGACCCGACCTCGAAGAGGGCGAGGAGATCGAATTCGACATCGAACAGGCCGACAAGGGCCCGCGAGCGACCAACGTCCAGCGGCTCTGA
- a CDS encoding ABC transporter permease subunit gives MLEIAGYEAERKVRGVLVLSALLAAMSLLFVALFPSIAESGADLDAYMESLPPAMQAAFGATGAFSIATIEGFLAVELYQFFWLLMLGIYLAYQAGGLIAGDVERDRMDVLLAAPVSRRRVVVEKFASLVPGVLALNLVVGAAVYATVLAIGESIAVADLAMVHLLSIPYLLACGAIGLVLSVAFDDADVAKRGGLGAIFGLFLLDTVSESADLALLGAVSPTRYYDPTAVLVSGEYDLAGAVVLLAATAALVAASAWWFRRKDIA, from the coding sequence ATGCTTGAGATCGCCGGGTACGAGGCCGAGCGGAAGGTCAGGGGCGTCCTCGTGCTGTCGGCCCTGCTCGCGGCGATGTCGCTGCTGTTCGTCGCACTGTTTCCCTCCATCGCGGAGTCGGGCGCGGATTTGGACGCCTACATGGAGAGCCTCCCGCCCGCGATGCAGGCGGCGTTCGGCGCGACCGGCGCGTTCTCCATCGCGACCATCGAGGGCTTTCTGGCGGTCGAACTCTACCAGTTCTTCTGGTTGCTGATGCTGGGCATCTACCTCGCGTATCAGGCGGGCGGACTCATCGCGGGCGACGTCGAGCGCGACCGCATGGACGTTCTGCTCGCCGCGCCCGTCTCCCGTCGGCGGGTCGTGGTCGAGAAGTTCGCCTCGCTGGTGCCGGGCGTCCTCGCGCTCAACCTCGTGGTCGGCGCGGCGGTGTACGCGACCGTCCTCGCCATCGGCGAGTCCATCGCGGTCGCCGACCTCGCGATGGTCCACCTGCTGTCGATACCCTACCTGCTCGCGTGCGGGGCCATCGGTCTCGTGCTGTCGGTCGCGTTCGACGACGCCGACGTCGCCAAGCGGGGCGGTCTCGGGGCCATCTTCGGCCTGTTCCTGCTCGATACGGTGAGCGAGTCGGCCGACCTCGCACTGCTCGGCGCGGTGAGTCCCACCAGATACTACGACCCGACCGCGGTCCTCGTGTCGGGCGAGTACGACCTCGCGGGCGCGGTCGTGTTGCTCGCGGCGACCGCGGCGCTGGTCGCCGCGAGCGCGTGGTGGTTCCGGAGGAAGGATATCGCATGA
- a CDS encoding TetR/AcrR family transcriptional regulator, with translation MRGFGDAERERIREQLRETGRDLFARYGLDKTTVADLTDPAGIATGTFYRFYDSKAELYYDVLREEGERLAEDIVAESFEAHDDPEEAIVAFLTLLCDEMETNPLVRRLVADDDMRRLTEQFGDGEMAAERDESLSYLRPFIEEWQEEGRLRDGDPDALAGVLGVAKFVPYHREDFRDEEYYREVRDAFIETLAAGLVRME, from the coding sequence ATGAGGGGGTTCGGAGACGCCGAGCGCGAACGCATCCGCGAGCAACTCCGCGAGACCGGTCGGGACCTGTTCGCGCGATACGGCCTCGACAAGACCACCGTCGCCGACCTGACCGACCCCGCGGGCATCGCCACCGGGACCTTCTACCGGTTCTACGACTCGAAGGCCGAACTCTACTACGATGTCCTCCGGGAGGAGGGCGAGCGACTCGCCGAGGACATCGTCGCCGAGTCGTTCGAGGCCCACGACGACCCCGAGGAGGCCATCGTCGCGTTCCTCACCCTGCTGTGCGACGAGATGGAGACGAACCCGCTGGTCCGTCGCCTCGTCGCCGACGACGACATGCGGCGGCTGACCGAGCAGTTCGGCGACGGGGAGATGGCGGCCGAGCGCGACGAGTCGCTTTCGTACCTCCGGCCCTTCATCGAGGAGTGGCAGGAGGAGGGGCGACTCAGAGACGGCGACCCGGACGCCCTCGCGGGCGTCCTCGGGGTCGCGAAGTTCGTCCCCTACCACCGCGAGGACTTCCGCGACGAGGAGTACTACCGGGAGGTCCGCGACGCGTTCATCGAGACGCTCGCGGCCGGGTTGGTCCGAATGGAGTAG
- a CDS encoding UPF0175 family protein, which produces MPSISARIPDDEDATLEEVAELLEEDKSTTIRKALQEGLRDIRVRIAVERYQSGEVSVNEAARIAGVSLGEWFEIARERNLTSQLSPEDLEADAESAREL; this is translated from the coding sequence ATGCCCTCGATAAGCGCCCGGATTCCGGACGACGAAGACGCAACGTTGGAAGAGGTCGCGGAACTGCTCGAAGAGGACAAGAGCACGACCATCAGGAAAGCACTCCAAGAGGGACTCCGTGATATCCGGGTCCGAATCGCAGTCGAACGGTACCAATCGGGCGAGGTCTCGGTCAACGAGGCGGCCCGAATCGCCGGAGTCTCTCTGGGCGAGTGGTTCGAAATCGCCCGCGAGCGCAATCTGACCTCGCAGTTGTCGCCCGAGGACTTGGAGGCCGATGCCGAATCGGCGCGCGAGCTATGA
- a CDS encoding SIMPL domain-containing protein → MTQPTITTDATARRDAPPDRAVIAVTAIGEGDSAAVARESARDRAATVRESLAEDARSPDRIDTVELRVEDAAQAFDPDTDAPYRAVERLRIECHPEAASEVVVRATDAGATVRNVSFDLREDERRRLQDEALAGAMERAREKAERVAASEGLAVGGVLDVSTTDDDAGMSSIVDDALAGNGGDDLGPTPVVASETVEVVYELVDPDDG, encoded by the coding sequence ATGACTCAGCCGACCATCACGACCGACGCCACCGCCCGACGCGACGCACCGCCAGACCGAGCCGTGATCGCGGTGACGGCCATCGGCGAGGGGGACTCGGCCGCGGTCGCCCGCGAGAGCGCCCGCGACCGGGCGGCGACCGTGCGGGAGTCGCTGGCCGAGGACGCTCGGTCGCCCGACCGCATCGACACCGTCGAACTCCGGGTCGAGGACGCCGCCCAAGCGTTCGACCCCGACACCGACGCGCCATACCGAGCGGTAGAACGGCTTCGCATCGAGTGTCACCCGGAAGCCGCCTCGGAGGTCGTCGTGCGCGCGACCGACGCGGGCGCGACGGTTCGGAACGTCAGCTTCGACCTGCGCGAAGACGAGCGCAGGCGACTGCAGGACGAGGCGCTCGCCGGGGCGATGGAACGGGCCAGAGAGAAGGCCGAGCGGGTCGCGGCCAGCGAGGGTCTCGCGGTCGGCGGGGTGCTGGACGTGTCGACGACCGACGACGACGCGGGGATGTCGAGCATCGTCGACGACGCGCTCGCCGGGAACGGGGGCGACGACCTCGGTCCGACCCCCGTCGTCGCCTCGGAGACCGTGGAAGTCGTCTACGAACTCGTCGACCCGGACGACGGATAG
- a CDS encoding 4-phosphopantoate--beta-alanine ligase has translation MTDIPEDHPRYQSLLTRHRIEEGVESGITSKQGLIAEGRGEAFDYLLGEETIPSAEAAARAAAARLLLADHPVVSVNGNVAALVPGETVELAEAVGADLEVNLFNRTPERMEAIADHLREHGAEDVKGLEADARIPGLDHERAKVDAEGIHAADAVVVPLEDGDRAEALAEMGKTEVVIDLNPLSRSAQTAAIPIVDNILRAVPNITEHARELEDASREELEAIVAEFDREAALEEAERAIRRGDLD, from the coding sequence ATGACCGACATCCCCGAGGACCACCCGCGGTACCAGTCGCTGCTCACTCGCCACCGAATCGAGGAGGGCGTGGAGTCGGGCATCACCAGCAAGCAGGGCCTCATCGCGGAGGGCCGCGGCGAGGCCTTCGACTACCTGCTCGGCGAGGAGACGATTCCGAGCGCCGAGGCGGCCGCGCGCGCCGCGGCCGCCCGGCTCCTGCTGGCCGACCACCCGGTCGTCTCGGTCAACGGCAACGTCGCGGCGCTCGTGCCCGGGGAGACGGTCGAACTCGCCGAGGCCGTCGGCGCGGACCTCGAAGTCAATCTGTTCAATCGCACCCCCGAGCGGATGGAGGCCATCGCCGACCACCTCCGCGAGCACGGCGCGGAGGACGTGAAGGGACTCGAAGCCGACGCCCGGATTCCGGGGCTGGACCACGAGCGCGCGAAGGTCGACGCCGAGGGCATCCACGCCGCCGACGCGGTGGTCGTCCCGCTCGAAGACGGCGACCGCGCCGAGGCGCTGGCCGAGATGGGCAAGACCGAGGTCGTGATCGACCTGAATCCGCTGTCGCGGTCGGCTCAGACCGCCGCGATTCCCATCGTGGACAACATCCTCCGGGCGGTGCCGAATATTACGGAACACGCCCGCGAACTGGAGGATGCAAGCCGGGAGGAACTGGAAGCCATCGTCGCCGAGTTCGACCGCGAGGCGGCGCTAGAGGAAGCGGAGAGGGCGATTCGGCGGGGCGACCTCGACTGA
- a CDS encoding ABC transporter ATP-binding protein — protein MSAIETAGLTKYYGDTRGIEDLSLSVREGEVFGFLGPNGAGKTTAIRTLLGLISPTAGSATVLGRDVTDERELIEAKRDIGYLPSDPGFDEGATGRRLVRYHADLKGDERSDELLERFDPPVEREVGEYSRGNVQKLALVLTFMHDPDLVVMDEPTSGLDPLMQERLYEFIEEEQARGTTFFFSSHVLSEVRKVCDRVGIIREGRLAALEGVEELLDRSGKRVAVSVEGSLDPADFDIEGVHDLSVGDADASFMYTGEYDALLDHLRNYRIRDIEIEEAPLEAVFMKFYGDAPDGDGGETVPQANATAGGETDA, from the coding sequence ATGAGCGCCATCGAGACGGCCGGGCTGACCAAGTACTACGGCGACACCCGGGGCATCGAGGACCTCTCGCTGTCGGTACGGGAGGGCGAGGTGTTCGGGTTCCTCGGGCCGAACGGCGCGGGCAAGACCACGGCCATCCGGACCCTGCTCGGACTCATCTCGCCGACCGCGGGGTCGGCGACCGTGCTGGGCCGGGACGTGACCGACGAGCGCGAACTCATCGAGGCCAAGCGCGACATCGGCTACCTCCCGAGCGACCCCGGCTTCGACGAGGGTGCGACCGGGCGGCGACTCGTCCGGTACCACGCCGACCTCAAGGGCGACGAGCGCAGCGACGAGCTACTGGAGCGATTCGACCCGCCGGTCGAGCGGGAGGTCGGCGAGTACTCCCGCGGGAACGTCCAGAAGCTCGCACTCGTGCTGACGTTCATGCACGACCCCGACCTCGTGGTGATGGACGAACCCACCTCGGGGCTGGACCCCCTGATGCAGGAACGGCTCTACGAGTTCATCGAGGAAGAGCAGGCGCGGGGCACGACCTTCTTCTTCTCCAGTCACGTCCTGAGCGAGGTCCGGAAGGTCTGTGACCGCGTGGGCATCATCCGAGAGGGCCGACTCGCGGCGCTGGAGGGCGTCGAGGAACTCCTCGACCGGAGCGGCAAGCGCGTGGCGGTCAGCGTCGAGGGCAGCCTCGACCCCGCCGACTTCGACATCGAGGGCGTCCACGACCTGAGCGTCGGCGACGCCGACGCCTCGTTCATGTACACGGGCGAGTACGACGCCCTGCTCGACCACCTCCGGAACTACCGGATTCGGGACATCGAGATCGAGGAGGCTCCCCTCGAAGCCGTGTTCATGAAGTTCTACGGCGACGCGCCCGACGGGGACGGGGGGGAGACGGTTCCGCAAGCCAACGCCACCGCGGGAGGCGAGACCGATGCTTGA